The region AAACAACAGACGCGCGAGTTCAAGAGCACAATAGAATGGTTCGACATCATGCCTACAAATATTTTCTTTTAAATGAGCCTAAGACAAAATTCATTTGGTTTAGTAAATATCCACTAAGTTTAATGTTTATGTTTAGAGTACTAAAGCATAAATTGGGTGAAATGATTTTTAGAATCAAATACCTATGGAAGATGAGAAAATACTAAAATATGGCGTTCATTTAATGAATGCTGGTAATAAAGACGAAGCCGCTAAGGTATTTTCTGTCTTGGCTAATTCAAAGGACGATGAGATGAAAATTCAAGCTTATGATGCTTTACTGTCTATCCTAGATCAAATAAAAGACTATAAAGTAATCATGATTTTATGTGATAACGGAATAAAGATTTCTCAAACTCAGAAAAGAATGGACAACCTAGCTTACTTCCAGATAAGAAAAGCTAGTGCAATGTCTATAAAAATAGGTGGCTGGAAATATACTCGCAAGATGTTTAAGCTCTCGCCAGATTGGTTCGGTTTTTCAACAGAAGAGGAAGAAAAAAGATATAAAGAATTGGATAAGAAAATAAAAGATATCGAACAACAAGTTGATACTCTTTGTTCAGAATCTTTAAAAAACGCTAAATTGGCTAATAATAAAAAACTTCTCGGTATGATCTACCTTTACCGTTCTCCCATTTGGAAGAATAGATATTCTGATCTAAGAGTTGAGCAAATGACCAGAACTATTGGTTTTCTACCTCATGGTCGATTACGAGACATGATGGAATACAGCAAAGAAGACTTAAGAAAAATTTATCATTATGATCGGGAGGCAGTTTCTGACCTCAAAATTGCAATAAACATTTTCAAAGAGGTAGGAGATAATGATTCTGTCTCGTATTGTTTGAATAATCTAGTAAATCACTATTTACTTTCCTACCGATATATAGAAGCTTTTATCACACTGAAAAAATTAGAAAAAAGTATACAGGGTATTAAAGATCAGGAACTACTTAGAAATTTTAAATTATTAAAGAGTAGACTGTTTACTTTAAATAAAAATATTCCGAACTATGTCGAAGAGTACAAAGACTATATGGCAGAATAGAGTTAATAAGTGATAGAAAGTTAGATCCACTTAAATAGGGAAAATACCTCAGTAAATTCAGGATTACTATATTCATTTTCCATACAACCAGCCTCTTGTAACGAATAGACAACATAAGCATAAAACATCATGTCCGCGACAATGGTATGTGTAATCCAATCTGAATAAATTAAATCACTCATGGGTATATTATCTCCATGAACTACAGAATTTCTTAATTTATAGAAATCCCAACCCCACCAAGCTGCAACACTTCTTGTCTTACTTTTTTCATTATTCTTTCCATACTGCCTAGTAGCTTGAATGAAACCAGTTCGGGCTATCGTTTCATCAATTTTGTCAGAGAGAAATCCAGCTTTATCTCGAACATTAGGAATGTCGAAAATGATTTCAAAGGCCGTTGCCATCATGACTGCCCTAAACAGCGGAGAGATTGACCCGTTTTCCAGATGTGCCAAACGGAACCACTCACTAGATCGCAACAGTCTATTTTTAAAATCTTCAGATCTTGAAAGAGTAAGGAGTTTGTTAATTGCCTTAAGTACATGGACATTCATATTCTTGAAGAATCCACCCGTAGACCAAGGCTCCTGGAAATGAATTTCATCCAACGTCCATCCACCACTCATCGTACTCCCAGACTTAACTGCGATATCTTCCGTTCCCGGTATGAAGTTTTGAGAGACCATGTCGAAAATATCACTACTTGGAGGGCCAATACTGCTGTTTTTATTCGCAAGAGCAATCCTTGATTGCTCACCGATACATAAGAAGCACAGGATATTGCGAGCAAAATTTAATTCTTCATACTCTTCGGCGGTTAATGGCTCAAAGTAGTTCTTATCCCTATATGAAGCGATACTGATTGTTTTAACTGGTTGTTGATGTTTATCGACGTAACACTTTACGTACTTTTCCAAATATGCTTTGGTATCAGTGTCGCTTATAACAGAAGTATCGTATTTCCAGAAAATAGCATTGCCAATCTGAATATCAGTCAGCTCTATCCAAGGGAGCAAAGAGATTTGTTTACAAGGTATATTCATATACTATTACTTCATAAATTCGTCGGGCAGTAAACTATCTTTTACCCATTTTCCTTCAAAACGTGCTGAATTTTTTTCAGTTATTCTATCAATGGATCTATTACCATTAGCATCTTTCGTTTCTTCAAATCTATCAATACCGAATTGAACTGCTAAAACTTCAGCACCCTTTTTACTGTTAGGGAGATCAAAACTAGCAAGTTCATTTGCATCAATCCAAACGAAATATTCAATAGAACTATGATTAGGACCGAAGTTCGTAGGGAGCCATGAATCGCCTTGTTTGGATTTAAAGTATAAGATAACCCTCCATGCTTTATTTTCTTTAGTAACTGAATGTGCAGCATGTGCTTCAACTCTTAAACCAGGTACTAATGTCTTACTGTATTTTTCTTCCCACCATTCTGGGTTCTGTACTTCTAAAAAGGAGCGATTAAAAAATTCAAAAGTAACAATATCACCATCAAAAACTTTTTTTGATTCTATATATTCCTTAATTTTTCCTATCGCTAATTTGTCCAATTCTTCTTCATTAACGCTGGATGTCGTTTTTTTCAAATAATCTACAAAAAAAGCAAAACCTATGAATTCTTTATCCTTAACGGCATATGGTTTACCAATTAGGTGAAAATTCCTTTCAACGGTTTTAAACCCTTCTTCACCCCACCATCTAACGTTATATCCATTAATATTAATAGATTTAGCATGAGAGACTGTAGTCTTGTGAGTGGACATAAAATTCAAAATATCAGTTTTACGATAGCGTCTATCACCTCTATCGTTTATCTTTACAGCAATCAATACTTTTTCACGATCCCATCTACGAAGTGTTTCCGGATGCACATTAATTAGGTCTGCTGCTTCTGTAATAGTTAGTAATTGCTCCATATCTATATTATCTTATATTTACTTAAACAATATTGCAAGCGCAATTTTATTCAAAATCTTTTTTAAACTGTCTCAAATGTCTCATTTGAGCTTAAATATGAGACATTGTATACTTGAACTATAAGGCTAAACTGGTTCGAATCCGAGTTCCGCCTGAAGTTGAGATTCGAACGCTATAAGGACGATCTGGTTCTAGTCCGACACGCCCAGCACTACTAGAAACTTCGTTTCAGCTCATTTTCAGGTTCCTTCTTATAATTAACCCTATGAACAAAAATACAATCATTATCCTAACAATCGTGGTTCTCGTTATTCTTGGAGGAGTCGTATTTCTTACTCCGAAGAACCAACAGTCAAATATAAAGACTCAAACACAACAGACTGAAACTACAAATCAGGCAACCTCTTCGGACCAGATT is a window of Candidatus Roizmanbacteria bacterium DNA encoding:
- a CDS encoding MerR family transcriptional regulator, with amino-acid sequence MEQLLTITEAADLINVHPETLRRWDREKVLIAVKINDRGDRRYRKTDILNFMSTHKTTVSHAKSININGYNVRWWGEEGFKTVERNFHLIGKPYAVKDKEFIGFAFFVDYLKKTTSSVNEEELDKLAIGKIKEYIESKKVFDGDIVTFEFFNRSFLEVQNPEWWEEKYSKTLVPGLRVEAHAAHSVTKENKAWRVILYFKSKQGDSWLPTNFGPNHSSIEYFVWIDANELASFDLPNSKKGAEVLAVQFGIDRFEETKDANGNRSIDRITEKNSARFEGKWVKDSLLPDEFMK